In Planctomycetota bacterium, the following proteins share a genomic window:
- a CDS encoding ThuA domain-containing protein, whose amino-acid sequence MAATCVLAGVLLGIAAPRAAAEKKNVLLFGLTKGFRHGDAIDKGSPIMKTIAESLGYNAVVSEDVTLLSPENIRKWNLIVFNNTTGTLFKEPEWQKAFMDHIKAGAGFMGFHSSTDCFYDWPEYGQMLNGWFAGHPWSQKVRTKIEDPDHPLMKPFGKGPFEIADEIYQFRNYKRSDVRILMSIDNSSVDVTRGGRKDRDYAICWIRPWGKGRVFYNAHGHGANVFEDKTFQEHIKLAMQWAIGDLDVDTTPSKELDTAALAAKAVAALKAAKSDDERIEALGILSWCPHKEALDLAVAQFDVNQKVAAAAAAAVQGILAEPSEVSKDRQIEVLKKALALTDSRDVRKAVRAQLGKLGVTDLPVSVPPGFVARWAVAGPIPNPRNELFDKGAPPETEVNLDKGFAFDGKDYAWKKALSDDDGIVNLNQALGNGNQCIGYMYAEVTVAKETEAELRLGSDDGFVLWLNGTRLGGVNTSRACQPGSDKFKATLKAGANKVLMKVIQGGGDWSGCLQIVGPKGEAVAFTVAK is encoded by the coding sequence ATGGCCGCCACCTGTGTTCTTGCGGGAGTCCTCCTGGGCATCGCGGCGCCCCGTGCCGCCGCCGAGAAGAAGAACGTCCTTCTCTTCGGCCTCACGAAAGGCTTCCGGCACGGGGATGCCATTGACAAGGGCAGCCCGATCATGAAGACCATCGCCGAAAGCCTCGGCTACAACGCTGTCGTGAGCGAGGACGTCACACTCCTCAGCCCCGAGAACATCAGGAAGTGGAACCTGATCGTCTTCAACAACACCACCGGCACGCTGTTCAAGGAGCCCGAGTGGCAGAAGGCGTTCATGGACCACATCAAGGCCGGGGCCGGCTTCATGGGCTTCCACTCCTCGACCGACTGCTTCTACGACTGGCCCGAGTATGGCCAGATGCTCAACGGCTGGTTCGCCGGCCACCCCTGGAGCCAGAAGGTCCGCACGAAGATCGAGGACCCCGACCACCCGCTGATGAAGCCCTTCGGCAAAGGCCCCTTCGAGATAGCCGACGAAATCTACCAGTTCCGAAACTACAAGCGCTCCGACGTCCGCATCCTGATGAGCATAGATAACTCGAGCGTGGACGTGACCCGCGGCGGCCGCAAGGACCGCGACTACGCGATCTGCTGGATTCGCCCCTGGGGCAAGGGCCGCGTCTTCTACAACGCCCACGGCCACGGCGCCAACGTGTTCGAGGACAAGACGTTCCAAGAGCACATCAAGCTCGCCATGCAGTGGGCCATCGGCGACCTGGACGTGGACACGACACCGAGCAAGGAGCTGGACACCGCGGCGCTGGCCGCCAAGGCCGTCGCTGCGCTCAAGGCCGCCAAGAGCGACGACGAGCGCATCGAAGCCCTGGGCATCCTCTCCTGGTGCCCCCACAAAGAGGCCCTCGACCTGGCCGTCGCCCAGTTCGACGTCAACCAGAAGGTCGCCGCCGCCGCGGCCGCCGCCGTTCAGGGCATCCTCGCCGAGCCGAGCGAGGTGTCGAAGGACCGGCAGATCGAAGTCCTCAAGAAGGCCCTCGCCCTCACCGACAGCCGCGACGTGCGCAAAGCCGTCCGCGCCCAGCTCGGCAAGCTCGGCGTCACAGACCTCCCTGTCAGCGTCCCGCCCGGATTCGTCGCCCGCTGGGCAGTCGCCGGCCCCATCCCGAACCCCAGGAACGAGCTCTTCGACAAGGGCGCGCCGCCTGAGACTGAGGTGAACCTGGACAAGGGCTTCGCCTTCGACGGCAAGGACTACGCCTGGAAGAAGGCCCTGAGCGACGACGACGGCATCGTGAACCTCAACCAGGCCCTGGGCAACGGCAATCAGTGCATCGGCTACATGTACGCCGAGGTCACGGTCGCGAAGGAGACCGAGGCCGAGCTGAGGCTTGGCAGCGACGACGGCTTCGTCCTCTGGCTCAACGGCACCCGCCTCGGCGGCGTGAACACCAGCCGCGCCTGCCAGCCAGGCTCGGACAAGTTCAAGGCCACCCTCAAGGCCGGCGCCAACAAGGTGCTGATGAAGGTGATCCAGGGCGGCGGCGATTGGAGCGGCTGCCTCCAGATCGTCGGTCCCAAGGGCGAGGCGGTGGCCTTCACAGTTGCGAAGTAA
- a CDS encoding ABC transporter ATP-binding protein gives MLEVRNIEQRYGGRRVLGVPFFRVGRGERLVLLGPNGSGKSTLLRLLSLVEMPTQGEVWHDGTRVDAGNSLAIRRRFALLLQKPVFFRGTVLSNVTYGLRLRGLPSEEIKGRLDKAAALFAIGALLSRRVDQLSGGEAQRVNLARAFIIQPEILFLDEPFSALDAPTREELLLELRRIVMETGQTTVLVTHHREEAAFFGTRLAVMLGGAICQEGAVEEVFSMPATDAVARLVGVETVLAGKVTTNDGELLAVSVGSQTFFVPGDGEPGEDVLVCVRPEDVFVSRYKPEGSVRNWFEGTISDLRPYGRTLGLTLECGFRLRALVTPSAFRELSLALGAQAWAGVKATSIHLIRRGGRSSITSQL, from the coding sequence ATGCTGGAGGTGAGGAACATCGAGCAACGCTATGGGGGGCGGCGGGTCCTGGGCGTGCCCTTCTTCCGCGTCGGCCGGGGCGAGCGGCTCGTGCTGCTGGGCCCGAACGGCTCGGGCAAGAGCACGCTCCTGCGGCTGCTGTCGCTCGTCGAGATGCCGACCCAGGGAGAGGTGTGGCACGATGGGACGCGGGTGGACGCGGGGAACAGCCTGGCGATTCGGCGGCGCTTCGCCCTGCTCCTCCAGAAGCCGGTCTTCTTCCGTGGCACCGTGCTCAGCAATGTCACGTATGGCCTGCGGCTGCGCGGGCTTCCCAGCGAGGAGATCAAGGGGCGGCTGGATAAGGCGGCAGCCCTGTTCGCCATCGGGGCGCTCCTCTCGCGGCGGGTGGACCAGCTCTCGGGCGGCGAGGCCCAACGGGTCAACCTGGCGCGAGCCTTCATCATCCAACCCGAGATTCTGTTCCTCGATGAGCCTTTCTCCGCCCTCGACGCGCCTACGCGGGAGGAACTCCTCCTCGAGCTCCGCCGCATCGTGATGGAGACCGGGCAGACGACGGTGCTCGTGACCCATCACCGCGAGGAGGCGGCGTTCTTCGGCACGCGCCTGGCGGTGATGCTCGGCGGAGCCATCTGCCAGGAGGGGGCGGTGGAGGAGGTCTTCTCCATGCCCGCCACCGACGCCGTGGCGCGTCTCGTCGGCGTCGAGACCGTCCTTGCGGGCAAGGTGACGACCAACGATGGCGAGCTCCTGGCCGTCTCGGTCGGCAGCCAGACCTTCTTCGTTCCCGGCGACGGAGAGCCAGGGGAAGACGTCCTCGTCTGCGTGAGGCCTGAGGACGTCTTCGTCTCCAGGTACAAGCCCGAGGGGAGCGTGCGCAATTGGTTCGAAGGCACAATCAGCGATCTGCGACCCTATGGGAGGACGCTGGGCCTCACGCTAGAGTGCGGGTTCCGATTGAGAGCGCTCGTCACCCCCTCAGCGTTCCGGGAGCTATCCCTTGCGCTGGGGGCGCAGGCGTGGGCAGGAGTGAAGGCCACATCCATCCATCTGATCCGTCGGGGCGGTCGTTCCTCCATTACTTCGCAACTGTGA
- a CDS encoding ABC transporter permease, producing MDFLFRGLAKAIELLVSLDREVVQIAWLTVCVSGASTLIALALGMPLGVLLALRAFFGRRLLMALVNTGMGLPPVVVGLFVAILLWRSGPLGGLNLIYTPTAMVIAQVIIALPIVAGVSMAALQQVDPMVALQARALGASRWQALWAVLQEARLPLLAAIMAAFGSVVSEVGAVLMVGGNLKGDTRVLTTAIVLETRMGRLEMAIALAILLLVLSFAMNLVLTRIQQKGTGGAPFRCWR from the coding sequence ATGGACTTCCTGTTTCGCGGCTTAGCGAAGGCGATTGAGCTCCTGGTCAGTCTGGACCGCGAGGTGGTGCAGATTGCCTGGCTCACCGTCTGCGTGTCCGGGGCCTCGACGCTCATCGCGCTGGCGCTGGGGATGCCGCTGGGCGTTCTCCTCGCGCTGCGGGCCTTCTTCGGGCGTCGCCTGCTCATGGCGCTGGTGAATACGGGCATGGGGCTGCCTCCCGTGGTGGTGGGGCTATTCGTGGCCATCCTCCTGTGGCGGAGCGGCCCGCTGGGCGGGCTGAACCTCATCTACACTCCCACGGCGATGGTGATCGCACAGGTGATCATCGCGTTGCCGATCGTGGCGGGGGTGTCTATGGCGGCCCTTCAGCAGGTGGACCCGATGGTGGCGCTCCAGGCCCGCGCCCTGGGCGCGTCGAGGTGGCAGGCGCTGTGGGCGGTGCTCCAGGAGGCCCGCCTGCCGCTGCTGGCGGCGATCATGGCCGCCTTCGGCAGCGTCGTCTCCGAGGTCGGGGCCGTGCTGATGGTCGGCGGCAACCTCAAGGGCGACACCCGAGTGCTCACGACTGCCATCGTCCTCGAAACCCGCATGGGCCGCCTCGAAATGGCCATCGCCCTGGCCATTCTCCTCCTCGTCCTGAGCTTCGCCATGAACCTCGTGCTGACCCGCATTCAGCAGAAAGGCACGGGAGGAGCGCCGTTCCGATGCTGGAGGTGA
- a CDS encoding substrate-binding domain-containing protein, with translation MRPQGALVLHCALLLAACGQGEKKPIVLATTTSTQDSGLLDVLVPEFEKASRYRVKVIAVGTGEALKMGERGDADVLLVHAPKSEEDYMKQGFGGQRKAVMHNDFVLLGPASDPAGAKGGAIANAFAKIAEAKVTFVSRADRSGTHRKEQELWAAAKLTPAGQWYVEAGQGMGECLKIASEKKAYILSDRGTYLALKPTLALATLVEGDAKLFNPYHVITVNAQKHPKANSQGAQAFVEFLTGAAAQGIIREFGRARYGQPLFAPDAATH, from the coding sequence GTGAGGCCACAGGGCGCGTTGGTGCTCCATTGTGCCCTGCTGCTTGCGGCGTGCGGCCAGGGGGAGAAGAAGCCCATAGTCCTCGCCACGACGACGAGCACCCAGGACAGCGGCCTGCTCGATGTGCTGGTCCCAGAGTTCGAGAAGGCCAGCCGCTATAGGGTCAAGGTCATCGCGGTCGGCACGGGCGAAGCGCTGAAGATGGGCGAGCGAGGCGACGCGGATGTCCTCCTGGTCCACGCCCCCAAGTCCGAGGAGGACTACATGAAGCAGGGCTTCGGCGGGCAACGGAAGGCGGTGATGCACAACGACTTCGTGCTCCTGGGGCCGGCCTCCGACCCCGCGGGCGCCAAGGGGGGCGCGATTGCCAACGCGTTCGCCAAGATCGCCGAGGCGAAGGTGACCTTTGTGTCCCGCGCCGATCGCTCCGGCACGCATAGGAAGGAGCAGGAGCTTTGGGCGGCGGCGAAGCTGACGCCCGCGGGCCAGTGGTACGTCGAGGCGGGGCAGGGCATGGGCGAGTGCCTGAAGATCGCCAGCGAAAAGAAGGCATACATCCTCTCCGACCGGGGGACGTATCTCGCCCTCAAACCGACGCTGGCCCTGGCCACCCTCGTCGAGGGCGACGCGAAACTCTTCAACCCCTACCACGTGATCACGGTCAACGCGCAGAAGCACCCGAAGGCAAACTCCCAGGGGGCGCAGGCGTTCGTGGAGTTCCTCACGGGGGCCGCCGCGCAGGGGATCATCCGGGAGTTCGGCAGGGCGCGGTACGGCCAGCCCCTCTTCGCGCCGGATGCGGCGACCCACTGA
- a CDS encoding glycoside hydrolase, with protein MSRRALLVLLLVGSAPGSAGENLAVNGDFEAGLAGWHPLWTREPKAGKTTLDAETRHGGKQAVRVEHTGAQDWSLAHERVLNVEPGQIYELKGWTRLQGEGRVELSVILRDAKGRVMDWSFGAAAARVGADWRLARSRFIIPPVAATIQLRLIGHGPATVWLDDASLTLEGTMDALRAKDLPATLKASSAALEVTLHTADARLSAADRRTGQVWDQRPKTGGLVVRDAKAVAGGFDLRLLDPASLLEIAATVRLDPSRSELVLTLKGKGEMAGTLAFPPPFATAKGQLLILPVNEGISYPADDATLPPMHYHLYGGHGLCMPWYGQTDGERGLMAIVETADDAAVRLPRLDGLLHLAPEWQPQKGQFGPPRVIRYVFFDQGGYVAMAKRYRDHAKQTGLLKTLDEKRKANPNVDLLIGAANVWCWEKDAPAIARELQAAGIRRILWSNGRPPDQLKALNEMSGVLTSRYDIYQDTMDPAQFPKLRWVHGDWTSEAWANGDLMRGPGGEWLKGWEVEAKDGGMIPCGVLCDLRAPDYARKRIPAELKTHPYRCRFIDTTTASPWRECYDPKHPCTRTESKRAKMELLRVVSEECGLVCGSETGHDAAVPFVHYFEGMLSLGPYRVPDSGRAMQKLWDSVPEPVAKFQTGHFYRLPLWELVYHDCVVAQWYWGDYNNKLPSLWDRRDLWNALYGTPPMFMFDRKLWEASRDRFVRSYKTIEPTARATGYSEMLSHRWLTPDHAVQETRFANGVVVTANFGDKPFVLANGTMLAPLALHAAGVASEPQ; from the coding sequence ATGTCGCGCCGCGCACTGCTCGTGCTTCTGCTCGTGGGATCGGCGCCCGGCTCCGCGGGCGAGAACCTGGCCGTCAACGGCGATTTCGAGGCCGGCCTGGCCGGCTGGCACCCATTGTGGACCCGCGAGCCGAAGGCCGGCAAGACGACGCTCGACGCCGAGACCCGCCACGGCGGCAAGCAGGCTGTCCGTGTGGAGCACACGGGCGCGCAGGACTGGAGCCTCGCCCACGAACGCGTGCTCAACGTCGAGCCCGGGCAGATCTACGAACTCAAGGGCTGGACGCGCCTGCAAGGGGAGGGGAGGGTTGAACTCAGCGTCATCCTCCGCGACGCGAAGGGTCGCGTGATGGACTGGTCGTTTGGCGCCGCCGCGGCGCGGGTAGGGGCCGACTGGCGCCTCGCCCGCTCGCGCTTCATCATCCCGCCCGTCGCGGCCACAATCCAGTTGCGCCTCATCGGCCACGGGCCGGCCACCGTGTGGCTCGACGACGCCTCGCTCACCCTGGAGGGCACGATGGACGCACTCCGCGCGAAGGACCTACCCGCTACGCTCAAAGCATCGAGCGCCGCGCTCGAGGTCACGCTCCACACGGCCGACGCCCGTCTGTCGGCCGCCGACCGCCGCACGGGCCAGGTCTGGGACCAGCGCCCGAAGACCGGCGGCCTCGTCGTGCGCGACGCCAAGGCCGTCGCAGGCGGCTTCGACCTGCGTCTCCTCGACCCCGCCAGCCTGCTGGAGATCGCAGCAACGGTCCGCCTCGACCCCAGCCGCTCCGAGCTCGTGCTCACGCTCAAGGGCAAAGGCGAAATGGCGGGCACCCTCGCCTTCCCGCCTCCCTTCGCCACGGCCAAGGGGCAGCTCCTCATCCTCCCGGTCAACGAGGGGATCAGCTACCCCGCCGACGATGCCACGCTGCCGCCGATGCACTACCACCTCTACGGCGGCCACGGCCTGTGCATGCCCTGGTACGGCCAGACCGATGGCGAGCGCGGCCTGATGGCCATCGTCGAGACGGCCGACGACGCGGCGGTACGCCTCCCGCGGCTCGACGGCCTGCTCCACCTCGCGCCCGAGTGGCAACCGCAGAAAGGCCAGTTCGGCCCGCCGCGCGTCATCCGCTACGTCTTCTTCGACCAGGGCGGCTACGTGGCCATGGCTAAACGCTACCGCGACCACGCAAAGCAAACGGGCCTCCTCAAGACCCTCGACGAGAAGCGCAAGGCCAACCCCAACGTGGACCTCCTCATCGGCGCGGCGAACGTATGGTGTTGGGAAAAGGACGCGCCGGCCATCGCCCGCGAGCTTCAGGCCGCCGGCATCCGCCGCATCCTGTGGTCCAACGGCCGCCCGCCCGACCAGCTCAAGGCCCTCAACGAAATGTCCGGCGTCCTCACCAGCCGCTACGACATCTACCAGGACACGATGGACCCCGCCCAGTTCCCCAAGCTCCGCTGGGTCCACGGCGACTGGACGAGCGAGGCCTGGGCCAACGGCGACCTGATGCGCGGCCCCGGCGGCGAGTGGCTCAAGGGCTGGGAGGTCGAGGCCAAGGATGGCGGGATGATCCCCTGCGGCGTCCTGTGCGACCTCCGCGCCCCCGATTACGCGCGGAAGCGCATCCCCGCCGAGCTGAAGACTCACCCCTACCGCTGCCGCTTCATTGACACCACCACCGCCAGCCCCTGGCGCGAGTGCTATGATCCCAAGCACCCCTGCACCCGCACCGAGAGCAAGCGCGCGAAAATGGAACTCCTCCGCGTCGTGAGCGAAGAGTGCGGCCTCGTCTGCGGCAGCGAGACGGGTCACGACGCCGCCGTGCCGTTCGTCCATTACTTCGAGGGCATGCTCAGCCTCGGCCCCTATCGCGTGCCCGACTCAGGCCGCGCGATGCAGAAGCTCTGGGACAGCGTGCCCGAGCCGGTGGCCAAGTTCCAGACCGGCCACTTCTACCGACTGCCGCTCTGGGAACTCGTCTACCACGACTGCGTCGTGGCCCAGTGGTACTGGGGCGACTACAACAACAAACTTCCCAGCCTGTGGGACCGCCGGGACCTCTGGAACGCCCTCTACGGCACACCCCCGATGTTCATGTTCGACCGCAAGCTTTGGGAGGCGAGCCGCGACCGCTTCGTCCGAAGCTACAAGACCATCGAGCCGACGGCCCGTGCCACGGGCTACAGCGAAATGCTGTCCCACAGATGGCTCACCCCCGACCACGCCGTACAGGAGACTCGTTTCGCCAACGGAGTGGTCGTCACGGCCAACTTCGGCGACAAGCCATTTGTCTTGGCCAATGGCACGATGCTTGCCCCGCTGGCTCTCCACGCCGCGGGAGTGGCGTCCGAGCCGCAATGA